The Dendropsophus ebraccatus isolate aDenEbr1 chromosome 3, aDenEbr1.pat, whole genome shotgun sequence genome includes a region encoding these proteins:
- the ATOSB gene encoding atos homolog protein B has protein sequence MCQIGALAATEEESSCQGQRAATQGCRAFWSHWGLCKEKSSSPTPSTHIRARGRSPVSTTYLTLRRLHCAGPMRHIQMDPSPKEEDGGEDSRSTSSDLTSPGQTGLLNAGPDCRVLVGYNENEHKLQKVYHVSITSDSPGPKAICRQALKRGPPEQLPEPARSPRRAFWGHTKSEVPPGNCLPDGDYRSCPLPDDDDDDPDTFEDGLLTEEIPMCSSAQHFSHTGLRVIEHRAEGFPSKELQGRRLTIQPIACRKTESPPPPPCTTLHKRSPKETPLGDSDGLSTASETNGSNVSIDPRTSEESTSNQHILDNVLHNIAHPETLTENMEAGSLGGSHSSANGNSTGGLSSEDTAKDFMQDQKPQTANGEDVGSLERTPPGPARLCSPGSSNMAVKRKLLPATEIEDSCSEDEGPGKRWRGSESCQTLHGSCRSTDSKAAPFWNHLLPTARNSQKSPTDCTNRRTKRGLRLKSRNLRSLRKGQAGRSCTGNWAKSCISRSLLGNFEESILRGRFPPCGQIEGFTAEIGASGSYCPQHVTLPVEVTYFHISEHSAPSPFLGVIDLDAVGKKGYSVPSTGTIQVTLFNPNKTVVKMFLVTYDFKDMPVNHVTFLRHRIFLVPVQENDGETEGLPSASGGAAAKEKAKRILCYLMHLRFQRSKSGKIYLNEDIRLLFSRKSIEMDTGIPYELKSFTEAPKNPKYSPRV, from the exons ATGCAGAGCATTCTGGAGTCACTGGGGTTTGTGTAAGGAGAAGAGCTCTTCACCGACCCCATCTACACACATAAGAGCGCGCGGCAGGTCACCAGTTTCCACGACCTATCTAACTCTTCGGAGGCTCCATTGTGCTGGACCCATGAGGCATATCCAGATGGATCCATCACCCAAGGAGGAGGACGGTGGAGAGGATAGCCgatctacatccagtgacttaaccTCTCCGGGCCAGACTGGGCTCCTTAATGCTGGTCCGGATTGCAGGGTGCTGGTGGGATACAACGAGAATGAGCACAAACTCCAAAAAGTCTACCACGTCTCCATAACATCCGATAGCCCTGGGCCTAAAGCCATTTGCCGACAAGCCTTGAAGAGGGGACCACCGGAGCAGCTTCCCGAGCCGGCGAGGAGCCCAAGGAGGGCTTTTTGGGGACACACAAAGAGCGAGGTTCCACCTGGAAATTGCCTGCCTGATGGGGACTATCGGAGTTGCCCACTACCGGACGATGATGATGACGATCCAGACACTTTCGAAGATGGATTGCTTACAGAAGAAATCCCAATGTGCAGTTCTGCTCAGCATTTCTCCCATACCGGATTGAGAGTCATTGAACACCGAGCCGAGGGGTTCCCTTCCAAGGAACTTCAAGGCAGGCGGCTAACCATACAGCCTATTGCTTGCCGAAAGACTgaatccccccctcctccaccctgCACCACTTTGCACAAAAGGAGCCCAAAAGAGACACCGCTGGGGGACTCCGATGGGTTGTCCACTGCCTCAGAAACCAATGGGTCAAACGTCTCCATTGACCCTAGGACTTCTGAGGAGTCCACCAGCAACCAGCACATACTTGATAACGTTTTGCACAACATTGCACATCCAGAGACGTTGACGGAAAACATGGAGGCCGGTAGCCTGGGTGGCAGTCACAGCAGTGCCAATGGCAACTCCACCGGGGGTCTGTCATCCGAGGATACGGCAAAGGATTTTATGCAAGATCAAAAGCCACAGACTGCAAATGGAGAAGACGTCGGCTCATTGGAGAGGACTCCTCCTGGGCCGGCCCGCCTCTGCTCCCCAGGAAGTAGCAACATGGCAGTCAAGAGGAAGCTGCTGCCGGCCACCGAGATAGAAGACTCCTGTTCTGAAGATGAAGGACCTGGCAAGAGATGGCGTGGGAGTGAGAGCTGCCAGACGCTCCATGGGTCCTGCAGAAGCACAGACTCCAAGGCCGCACCTTTCTGGAACCATCTCTTACCAACAGCCAGGAACTCGCAGAAG AGCCCGACAGACTGTACGAATCGGAGGACAAAGCGAGGTCTGCGCCTTAAATC tCGTAATTTACGCAGCCTAAGGAAAGGACAAGCAGGAAGGAGCTGCACTGGAAACTGGGCAAAATCTTGTATCAGTCGATCGCTGCTTGGAAACTTTGAG GAGTCCATTCTTAGGGGAAGATTTCCTCCATGCGGTCAGATTGAAGGTTTCACAGCAGAAATTGGCGCCAGCGGTTCCTACTGCCCCCAGCACGTCACCCTTCCAGTTGAGGTCACTTACTTCCACATCTCTGAGCATAGCGCCCCCTCGCCTTTCCTG GGAGTGATTGATCTTGATGCTGTTGGCAAAAAAGGATACAGTGTCCCCAGCACAGGAACCATACAAGTG ACCTTATTTAACCCCAACAAGACCGTGGTGAAGATGTTCCTCGTCACCTACGACTTTAAGGACATGCCCGTCAACCATGTGACTTTCCTGCGTCACCGCATCTTCCTGGTGCCCGTGCAAGAGAACGATGGAGAGACTGAAGGGCTGCCCAGTGCCTCCGGAGGAGCTGCTGCTAAGGAGAAAGCCAAGAGGATCCTGTGCTACCTCATGCATCTGAG GTTTCAGCGCTCAAAGTCTGGAAAGATATACCTCAACGAAGACATCCGCTTACTGTTCTCCCGGAAATCTATCGAGATGGACACTGGCATCCCCTATGAACTGAAATCCTTCACCGAAGCCCCCAAGAACCCCAAATACTCCCCGAGGGTATAA